In Hyla sarda isolate aHylSar1 chromosome 9, aHylSar1.hap1, whole genome shotgun sequence, the following proteins share a genomic window:
- the QRFP gene encoding orexigenic neuropeptide QRFP has protein sequence MRGAHSVSILLFLVLGFSCSLQTIMGDHVPWERIRLWQLLRDGDEDLPRPLLQLGGPRDKKSTDPASLFSVAKELQGFGKERAGFRFRFGRREEGNEVENPEPELEERSATALGSLAEELNGYNRKKGGFSFRFGRR, from the coding sequence ATGCGCGGAGCACACAGCGTTTCCATCCTGCTCTTCCTAGTTTTGGGGTTCAGCTGTAGCCTGCAGACCATCATGGGGGACCACGTCCCGTGGGAAAGGATCCGCTTATGGCAGCTCCTCCGTGATGGGGATGAAGATCTTCCTAGGCCCCTCCTACAACTTGGGGGCCCCAGAGATAAGAAGTCAACAGACCCCGCCTCCCTGTTCAGCGTAGCCAAGGAGCTGCAAGGCTTCGGGAAGGAGCGGGCCGGGTTCCGTTTTAGGTTCGGGAGGAGAGAGGAAGGGAACGAAGTGGAAAATCCGGAGCCAGAACTGGAGGAGCGAAGCGCCACCGCCCTGGGATCTCTCGCCGAGGAACTGAATGGATACAACCGGAAGAAAGGCGGCTTCAGCTTCCGATTTGGAAGGCGATAG